In Glycine max cultivar Williams 82 chromosome 10, Glycine_max_v4.0, whole genome shotgun sequence, the DNA window AACTTCTATGTTCTGGAAAAAGTCAATGAACATATCTGCTGATGTAGTTCTCATCAAAGGCCCACCAGATCTGGTCCAAGAATTCAAGTCATGAGCACTTTCAGATTCACTGTCACTTGCATCATGAAAGCTACGGTGGGACTTCCAATTTTTACCAGTGGCTCCACTGGGACTAATAACACCTTGATGCAATGAGGaagtagcagcagcagcagcatgaAGGTCTTCTAGGGAGCCTGTAGAATTCTCTCGTGCAATGATGTTCCACGATGGAATTCTTCTTGAACCACTAAATTTGCCTGTACTGGGAAGACCATGAGAAGCAGCAGCAGTTCTCTCAGCATTTCTTTTGAGTCGTCTCATATGATTGAGAATTGCAACAGACTCATCAAGAGCAAGCTCAATTCCACAATTTGCTTTCATGGCCGAAAGCTTCTCCCAGGTGCATCTTCTGCCTTGGTTAGCTGCCTTTTGAAGCTCTACATAAGAAGGGTTCTGTATGATTTTTAAGTACTGGAGCAGGAGGATCAGGGAAAAAAAGACAACATACACAAGTTAATAACTATTCAATTGAATCGTCCCcaataaatgatataaaaataataaatttctaaGAGTTTAATGGTTACgcgtgtaaaataattttacccgatcatctaatcacaaatcactatttgaattactttaagataattattttaaaagtcaacaaacttatcatatatggtAGCTTGTGATTGGATAACTACGTTGGCAGTGCATAAttctttttctcactaattcctaaacccatttttaataaacACAACtagttatttcttttatcttcaaacaAACCCTAGTATTTAATTGTTCTATGGACATACTTGGGCAGGAGTTGCAGGCATAACAACTGTTACATCACCCTCCCAGTCTTGAGCAAACAGTTTGGCTAGTCCACCTAATGGAAAGCCGAGTTCCAGTACTTGATTACATCTATGTTTCACCTCCATCTCTGCTAGATGAGCAAGCTGCAGAGTTGAAAACCACATTGGATTATAATTGTTGCATATTTAGAATAGTTGTGCAGCAACATACTGAAGAATCCAATGGCAAACAAGTATGATGCTTATTGCAACAAATGTTGAAAAATGCCACTATTTTCCAATCAAGTTGGGGAGGAGGGGTTACATAAAAGTTACAATGCATATTTTGAACTAAAGAATTCCATACATGCCAGTCAATATTGAGGTTGGAAGTCATGCCTGCGGTAAGTTTGCAAATAAGTGGTAACATATTCCTAAGAAAATTTTACCACTATTTCAACATACAGATGCTGCTAAAGGGCCAGCCAGTTACTCTGTTTAAAAATCAAAGCAATGGTGCTAAGACGCTAATGAACCACCTGCTTATTGGATTAAACCACAAGACATCAAAAAGATAAGTTGTATGTTTGTGCAAGTAAATGACAATGGCAGTTTGTATGTTTTAGCTCTCTAAAATCTGCAGGCATCAATTTTCCCTTGAAATTGGTTGGGAGTGGAATAGTAGAGGCAATAAAACTCCATGGTGATTTAACCAAGAAATAGTAAATACTTAGAGCGTGAGATTTCACAGACTGACGGACTCAAATAAGCAAACATGCAAAACACAACCAAATCACAGTCATCAGTACAACAACAACCAAGCATTTCCCCCCTACATGGGGTCATCAGCTGTAAGAATCAAATGGTGTTCTAAGTTGTTAGTCTAACAGCAAGGAACCGTTTACTCATCAATTCACACGAAATGGAGTTTTTAGTTAGGGACAGAGATACGGATGGCAATGGATAGGATTTGGGTAGGGTCCTATCGTATTCATTCTCATACCCACGTCTTAAAAAGATACACGTACCCGGCCCCATAGCTGCGCGGGTAATAATCTTAATCCACATTCTTGTATCCACCGGATATTTATATACTATACTTGTATCTGCATTTTACTTATGTATAAagttaataaatcaataaaaataaattaattaaaaaattattataattaaattgaaaatttacttttaaataatctaaacataacattaaaaatatccacacataatattaaaataaacaaacataacATTGATCTATCTAAACTtaagtcataaataaataacattacaaaaataatcatttaacaTTACAAATATAAGTTATTAAGTAGGTACAAATCTACCGTACTAATTTGAAGTACCTAACAACATGAAATATTGGTTCACATTTGAAAGTTGATCTTAAAAAGAACTTATCAACAACTttataaattcatacataaaagtaaatagaatttaaaacaaattttacataAGATATGTTGAATTAGGGTTTACTACTCTTTGTTAGACCGTTAGTGTTAgtcataaaattagaaaaatataatttattttttataaaaaatatatatataatataaattatttacttaagtaatatatatatatatatatatagcggGTGAAGTATTATAGTACCTGTAACTACATtcattcctaaaaaaaaaatatggataaaaatatatctcCATCCCCAAGTCCAATAAGTGAATAATTACTATATCCTCACTTGTAGACATTTTTGTGAATATCATAGGATTTGAGTCTATTTTACTATCCTAGACAGAGACCAAGTTAATGAAAAAATGTAGAagtgaaaaaattcattttagaaaaaaaatatgacattaaACAGACATAACAACATGTATGTGTTCTCATTCATAGAGGTCCAAGTCCATGAACATACCTTTGCTGCAAAATTACCTCCATAAGCTCGGATAATTTCTTTGAATCTCAATAATGGGGCAATGTGAGGATTGGCCTGACTAACTATAAAATGATTGACATTGAAGAGCTCTTTCAATTGCATCATAGGCAAATCCATCTCCAAGCTACCATCCCTCCAACGGCGCACTGAAGTGGAACCCTTTTCAGGACCCAAATTAAATGGTGGATGGTAAGGAACAATCTCTCCACTTCTATCCTTTGCCATCAATTCCTGAGCCTCGAAAAGGCCAGGAAAGGCACAAGAAGCAGTGACTGCGCTCCATATAACAACATGAGGTGAAGTCAAGTAGTTAAGACATCTGGGTGGTTCATGCTTTCTCGGGGAGCAAACTGTAATTCCGAGAATTCGACCCGTCATGTCATATGCTTCTTGAAATGTAAGATTGCTTGTTAGATTCCTCAACAACATTTGCAACTGTCTGATCTCATGAACTGCACCATATGTTGTTACCCTCTTCACAACTGTAAAAATCCCACCCATTTGATCAAAAAACTGTAATGAGTGCAATGAATCCTCAAAAAAGCTTTGGAGCTCAGGCCAAGACCTAGTGGCAACAATAGAACACATAATGGATCCTACACTTGAACCAGCAATTATCCTAGGCAAAAGTTTATGTTCAACCAGTGTTTTAACCACACCAACATGAAAAGCTCCAAGGGAAGCACCTCCACTTAACAACAAAGCAGTCCTCCCAAATGCGTGTCTAGTTTCATGCATGAAAGAAAGCTTTTCTTCCAATGCAAGCTCCTCTGAATCAGAGTTGCAAACCATTCTCAATTGAGTTGATACCTCATCAATATACTCCTTGATTAGTCTTGGCATCTGAAGCCTACCTTTGTGTAGCTCTGGATTACACATATTACCTAGATTCCTAACAAGATCTGCACgcatacaaaatattatatctCTAAGAGACCCCTCTTGCCTGCGATGGCGAAGCTCTTGAAGCTTGTTACTCACCAACTCCACATCATAAAGGTCTTTTGATTCATTCATCTTTGGTGTCTCTCTATCAATCATCTTGGCTGCATGAGCCCACTCCTCATAGGTCAATGCAGCTCGCATCATATTTCTCCAAAAATTCTGCCTATATGCTATCTCGGCCCTCACCTTCACACTGCTGTAACGTTTCAACAAGACAGCAATTATTGTCATCATTGCCAATATCCCCTGCGGGTTTCTTGGATGCAACCATGACACAATGGGTCCCCAAAATCCCCAAAATCTTTTCAAGATATCCAACAACACAAAATGTATATGATGCCTCAATTGTGAGATAGACTTGCAGAAGAGAACCCTGAAAGCAATTGTTCTACCAAGAATGCTAGAAGGGCCAATCGCAAAAGGGTCAACACTAGCCTCGTTATTTATATGATCCATCCTTAGACCAAAAGATGAAAAGTATATATTTCTATTCTCACAAGCCAATGACACCCTTAAGAGATCAAGTACTCTACAAGAGTTTACACAGTACAAGGTGGCCTTTTTATGATAGCATCATAGGCAAGGATTTTTACAATTGGGTATGTCTAGAGGTAGACTTAAGAAAAGCATATAAATGTAAAGAAATTGATTTTGCATAAAACACCCAAGCTAGtacataaaaatgaataaatcatgGATAAAACAAGGAACCAGTTAAAGAATAATATCAACAAAAGTTCCCAAGTACAATCAAATGAAAAACGGCATAACTGCACAACTGTACATTCGATTTGAAGATCATTCCATCAGGAAggttgaataaaaattaataaacacaaTTATTACTCAAATAATCAATCGAATGGGgttttgaaaatcaaatcttCGATTCCAGGGGGAAGAAACGATTCTCCGGAAGCAGATTGgatacgaaaaaaaaaaagggtcaaaagaaatgtgggaaaatattattattattattattattattattattgcggAGAGACAAAAGTTTTAAATAAGGGAATGAGATGaaaggaaataataaaaaaatgaagatgttCCCGCTAAGCCAAGGAAAGATGGAAAGAAAGGCTTAGCGAGAAGAAGAGTCGTTGTTAATATTACAAACACGATAACTACGATTTTGAagttaaacaaatgaaaaaaaaaaacaaaaaacaaaaggaaggGAAAGGGGCATTGGGATCTGCGAGGTGAAAGATAAAGTTTGTCGTTATGTATGGAGACGCGGGAGCCAGTCAGACTCAGAAAAGTGCGCTGTGGTTTGCTTGTTGACGCTTTGTTGAGTATTTTTGTTGCTAACTGTTTTCTTATGTATGTATGCATCAtcaatcattaaaataaaaaataaataatgatttttgtctttaaatatatataattgactaataaatgtatttttaaatataaaaatataaaatttagtttatagAAGTGTAAAAAATACAAGAACGAATTTGTCACTGAATTTATTAACGGTGACAGACAAAAGTTATCGGTCAGATATATTTGTCTCATTCTTTTatcactaaattttgtattttaatcttTCAGATATGCATTTGTCGCGAACTACACATTTAGGgacaaaatgactatttatccatTCATGGTCCCAGGGAATAGAATAGAAAagtcaagaaaatattttatgataaatatgtCCTTATGTTGACAATTAAAGATGATCACGTTGACAATCATTTAAGTGTCAAATTCATTTATTTGTGTCACGGAAGCTATTTTATTAACAGTGACGGATGAAAGTTAACGATCAGATATATTTGTCAGATTTTTTATACTTTGaggaattaaattttgtatttttatcttttagaaataattatttatccttgAATAAAAGGTAGTATAATATTATGATGATTATTGTGTGTAGAAAATAAAGTTGcagtattatttatataattttttatgataatatttttcttttaattatgttattcatcttactttatatttttaaatatctttttacgataaaaatatataaatacaatttCTTTAGGAAAAAGATGTTATTTAGCCTATACAATTATACATATatccatattatttttttttcttccaatttttagTCACCAAAttagtttttcaaaaagaattgtcattttttaactaatatttagTGTATGTGTCATGcaatataaatgtttatttttatttacttaaagttcataataaataaatatctttaaatatatatatatatatatatatatatatatatatatatatatatatatatatatatatattaagttcataataagaaatttaaattattaactaacattatctttaattattaatttcttttataattaattgaaatcaAGTTTAGAAATATAAACATAAGATGGTAGATTACATGAGTTAgacaattaagaaaattaaatatacaattaaatATAAACGAATGATAATTTGACATGGCTGAGAAAAGATTTTTTTGACGACTTGTGAATATGGTATgcgaaatgaaaattaaaaaaagaggaaatattaaaaatatctaatttatattatagagttttttttttacaatgctTTATAATATAGACCTATATCTTTAAGAAATTGTTATCACATCAGTTTGcttttttccaacaaaaaaaaattagtgtccattcgtttctaatttttataaaattaattttaaaacattaaatattattgaaatataCATCAAATTGGTCTCgatcacaaattttaaataaaatatttttattaaatatgggataaagaaattatatatataatagacaaaaaagggaaataaagaaGAAAGTGGCACTGCCAAACAAATTTTGCTGCTACttttggaacattgtaaattctaattatataaagCTGACGACGGAGAGGTGAATATTTCCGTATCGTTTCAAGTATATAGAACGTTAATTTAGTTTACAAAACagtagaattaattttaattatatactaGCAAGGTACCCATTTATGTGTGTATTTGTAGAATTAGATAGGTGAAAAAATattcttgaaagagatagacacatttttttatttattgaagagATAGACACATTAACCTAGTGgaaatacaatataaaaataaaagtattgaaAAATGTGTATTAagttctaaaaataataaaaatatatgttttacaCATTGACAATGTAAATTtactcttaaattaaaaaatatttaaaagtaacaTTGAGTGTTAAGTATACAACTGTTTAAATACTCAAAGAGAATTTTATCATTGTAATTCTATATGACTAGAGGTTAGATAGCCTCTCATAATAGATACTAGTGGTATTTATTAtggaaaagtatttttttagttttaatactattaaatatttgtttaaatcaatttataataaaaataaaattaataatttttattataaataaatatattactataaaaaactgtgtgtaaataaaaaaaataaaaataaaagaaataaaaaagaaagtaggaaacaaaaagaacaaaggagttttttttcataaaatgtgtttaaatttaatttttttttcttaaaatgcatatttttaacaaaatattatatcttaattattttatttatattatctacGCTACCCTGATTATAATAAAGGTGAATTGTGACTTTAAATTAAACAACTCTATTATATTCCTCTAAGAGTTGAAGAATTATTATGCTAAAAACATCTCTTAGTTAGCTGTCCATAGTCAATAAGTTAAGAATCAGTCTTCTAATTGTGTCTATATAAAcactatataaaatattattaaagcatttagtaaaattttaaatatgaagtaatgcaaaaatgaaaaatattattgacgTGTATTTTTACATACATGAAGTAACTCtatattatgtataaaatattgtatttatgacgttaaaaaagaaataaattaaaaatttcttgcaatagaaatataattaaaatccattttactcaagtaagtttaaaaaataaaatatccgaatgaaaatattatgtgaagaagatattttaataaaaaattatttgtgttttaaattaaaaatattcataaaattaattttgaattttgaagaagtaaattaaaattatttctaataaaaatatatttgaaaaaataattttagttaatttattatgtatttatgcAAATTTTGTCAACattatcatataaatattaatcaataaaatttattttgtagtaaacatattaactaattaatataaaatttatttattaaattgtaattaatttttataagtaattatata includes these proteins:
- the SDP1 gene encoding triacylglycerol lipase SDP1 isoform X1, which translates into the protein MDHINNEASVDPFAIGPSSILGRTIAFRVLFCKSISQLRHHIHFVLLDILKRFWGFWGPIVSWLHPRNPQGILAMMTIIAVLLKRYSSVKVRAEIAYRQNFWRNMMRAALTYEEWAHAAKMIDRETPKMNESKDLYDVELVSNKLQELRHRRQEGSLRDIIFCMRADLVRNLGNMCNPELHKGRLQMPRLIKEYIDEVSTQLRMVCNSDSEELALEEKLSFMHETRHAFGRTALLLSGGASLGAFHVGVVKTLVEHKLLPRIIAGSSVGSIMCSIVATRSWPELQSFFEDSLHSLQFFDQMGGIFTVVKRVTTYGAVHEIRQLQMLLRNLTSNLTFQEAYDMTGRILGITVCSPRKHEPPRCLNYLTSPHVVIWSAVTASCAFPGLFEAQELMAKDRSGEIVPYHPPFNLGPEKGSTSVRRWRDGSLEMDLPMMQLKELFNVNHFIVSQANPHIAPLLRFKEIIRAYGGNFAAKLAHLAEMEVKHRCNQVLELGFPLGGLAKLFAQDWEGDVTVVMPATPAQYLKIIQNPSYVELQKAANQGRRCTWEKLSAMKANCGIELALDESVAILNHMRRLKRNAERTAAASHGLPSTGKFSGSRRIPSWNIIARENSTGSLEDLHAAAAATSSLHQGVISPSGATGKNWKSHRSFHDASDSESESAHDLNSWTRSGGPLMRTTSADMFIDFFQNIEVDTELNRGKVTNTTTSPRDFQHHISRHTTPDHNRWCSKRTEIDQKENGNRMIAMNGSNIMVTEGDLLQPERIHNGIVFNVVKKQDFLTPSNRNNDYNSCCNNEVAECVQIEFPGKEVDALSSASENGDDGSTMARSLTEKPDYNSTNHFSKDFGEDQSIADN
- the SDP1 gene encoding triacylglycerol lipase SDP1 isoform X2 — protein: MDHINNEASVDPFAIGPSSILGRTIAFRVLFCKSISQLRHHIHFVLLDILKRFWGFWGPIVSWLHPRNPQGILAMMTIIAVLLKRYSSVKVRAEIAYRQNFWRNMMRAALTYEEWAHAAKMIDRETPKMNESKDLYDVELVSNKLQELRHRRQEGSLRDIIFCMRADLVRNLGNMCNPELHKGRLQMPRLIKEYIDEVSTQLRMVCNSDSEELALEEKLSFMHETRHAFGRTALLLSGGASLGAFHVGVVKTLVEHKLLPRIIAGSSVGSIMCSIVATRSWPELQSFFEDSLHSLQFFDQMGGIFTVVKRVTTYGAVHEIRQLQMLLRNLTSNLTFQEAYDMTGRILGITVCSPRKHEPPRCLNYLTSPHVVIWSAVTASCAFPGLFEAQELMAKDRSGEIVPYHPPFNLGPEKGSTSVRRWRDGSLEMDLPMMQLKELFNVNHFIVSQANPHIAPLLRFKEIIRAYGGNFAAKLAHLAEMEVKHRCNQVLELGFPLGGLAKLFAQDWEGDVTVVMPATPAQYLKIIQNPSYVELQKAANQGRRCTWEKLSAMKANCGIELALDESVAILNHMRRLKRNAERTAAASHGLPSTGKFSGSRRIPSWNIIARENSTGSLEDLHAAAAATSSLHQGVISPSGATGKNWKSHRSFHDASDSESESAHDLNSWTRSGGPLMRTTSADMFIDFFQNIEVDTELNRGKVTNTTTSPRDFQHHISRHTTPDHNRWCSKRTEIDQKENGNRMIAMNGSNIMVTEGKEVDALSSASENGDDGSTMARSLTEKPDYNSTNHFSKDFGEDQSIADN